TTGTCCGTCATCCAGTTGGATACTTAGAATTAAAGTCCGCGGATAAAAAGTAAATCAAGGAAAGGGATGTTCGCTGAACATCCCTTTTGTCCTAAAATTTTAGACTGACAAAAGGTGAGAAAGGGTGTTTTGATGAGTTTACTAAAACCAAACCGTCTGCACACAGGGGATACCGTTGGAGTAATTGCTCCAGCTAGCCCGCCAAATCAAAAAAATCTCGAAAAAGGAATAGAGTTTTTAAAGGGATTAGGATTACGGGTAAAGGTCGGAAAGAGTGTTGAAAAAATCTATGGCTATTTAGCAGGAATCGATGAAGAAAGGTTAGATGATTTACATGCTATGTTTCTCGATTCTGAAGTGAAGGCAATTTTTTGTGCATGTGGCGGCTATGGAACGGGGAGACTGGCAGCAAATATTGATTACGAAATAATAAGAGCAAACCCGAAGATTTTTTGGGGTTATAGTGATATTACTTTTTTACATACTGCTATAAGGCAAGAAACAGGTCTGATTACTTTTCATGGCCCCATGCTGGGGTCGGATATTGGAAAGGAGGACACTTATACATATTCAAAACAAGGTTTTCAGCAATTATTTAAGCCAACTGATGTAAGTTATACAGAGCGCTTTTCTCCTTTAGAGACATTGGTGGAGGGTGTTGCTAGTGGTGAACTTGTTGGCGGAAATTTATCCCTTATAGTCAGCACTCTCGGAACTCCATTTGAAATTGATACGACCGGTAAGATTTTATTTATTGAAGATGTGAATGAAGAACCAAGATCAGTAGATCGGATGCTGAATCAACTTAAAATGGCTGGGAAACTAGATGAGGTAGTTGGGATCGTTATTGGAGATTTTTGTGATTGTACATCAAAAAGGGAACTGTCTTTAACTCTTGAAGAAGTTATTAACCATTATGTTTTGTCAGCCAATAAACCGTCCTTAAAAGGGTTCATGATCGGACATTGTAATCCTCATATATCCATTCCATTGGGAGTAAAGGCTGACTTAAATACGAGTAATAGAAGTTTAATCGTTGAAAGCGGCATCTTTTAAAGGGGGAAAATCATGATTATTAAGGATATTGAAACATTTCGAGTAGCCGTTCCACTCATCAAACCTTTTAAAACAGCATTAAGAACGGTTACAACAGCAGAAGCGATTTTTGTAAGAGTAACGTGTGATAATGGAATTACTGGTTGGGGCGAAGCACCTCCAACTGTGGTTATTACAGGTGATAGCCTGTTAAGTATTGAATCAGCGATTCTCCAGGTAATTAAACCATTTCTTGAAAATAAAAGTCTTCTAAACTATGAATTAATTTTTCAAGGATTAAAGACTATTATGGTAGGAAACTCTAGTGCGAAAGCTGCAATTGATATGGCCTTGTATGATTGTATATCCCAATTTTGTAAACTTCCGCTATACCAGTTCCTTGGCGGGCACAAGAAATTGCTAGAGACTGATTTTACCGTTAGTGTGAATGGTCCTGAAGAAATGGGTGACGATGCGGTATCTTATATTCAAAAAGGCTTTAATGTATTAAAGGTTAAGGTTGGGAAAGACGATGTCTCAAAGGATTTAGAACGAATCAAGGAGATTAGAAAAAGAGTGGGCAATACCATAAAAATTCGGTTGGATGCCAATCAAGGCTGGACCGCAAAAGATGCGATTACAACTATTCGTAAAATGGAGGATATTGATTTACGAATAGAATTAGTGGAACAGCCAGTGAAAGCGGACGATCTAGAGGGGCTAAAACAGGTTACCGATTCTGTTGATACGCTGATTATGGCAGATGAAAGTGTTTTTACACCTAAGCAGGCATTTCAAGTTTTAAAGACAAGAAGCGCTGATTTAATTAATATTAAGCTGATGAAAGCGGGCGGAATCTATCAAGCTCAGATTATCAATCAGCTCGCTGAAACATGTGGAGTAGAGTGCATGGTTGGAAGCATGATTGAAACTAGACTTGGTATCACGGCAGCAGCACATTTTGCGGCTAGCAAACAAAATATTACTCGATTCGATTTTGATGCACCACTTATGCTGGTGAAGGATATTGTTGAGGGCGGTATTCATTATCAAAATAGATTTATCACACTTCCAGATTGTCCTGGCCTCGGAATTAAGCATGTAACGATAGAAGGAGGGGTTACGGTTGGATAAACGACTAGTAAATGTCCCAGTAGCAACTGTGTGGACATCGTATAACTCTGCAAGAGAATTGGATGTGCCAGCAGTTAGTAATCCGGTCGACATCGATCGATGGTTAGAAGGGTTAACATTTGAAACAAGACTTGGGTTGTGCGAACAAAACCTTGTACAAACTCAGCTTTTATATGGCGAAGAAGTCATCGTAATCGAAGAGAAAGAGAATTGGGCGCATATTATTATTCCGGATCAGCCGACATCAAAAAATATGAAGGGCTACCCTGGCTGGGTTCCGTCATCTCAATTGGTGAAATGTCCATTGGACTGGAATATTAATGAAGGTCCGGTTGTTATTATCACGAATCCTAAAACATTTTTAGAAGAATCAAATATTGAACTCTCTTATCAAACCATTCTACCTTTATTAAAAGAAGGTGAAGGAAAGGTTCTAGTAAAAACTCCTGATGGGACAGATTTGCTGAATTCAGACCATGTTACCATTTATGAATCGCTGGCAAATCGCTATAAGGGAAATGGAACTAACATTGTTGCCGATGGAGAAAGATTTCTTAATCTTTCATACTTATGGGGCGGAATGAGCAGCTACGGATATGATTGCTCAGGTTTCACCTATTCCATGTGTAAAGCAAATGGGTATATCATACCACGCGATGCAAACGACCAGGCAAATGCAGGAGAAGAAGTCAGTACAGAAGAAATAAAACCAGGTGATTTGCTATTTTTTGCCTATGAAGAAGGAAAGGGCAGGATTCATCATGTTGGAATTTATTATGGTGACGGAAAATTACTCCATTCTCCTAATACAGGAAAAACAGTTGAAATTATTTCATTAGCTGGAACAATCTATGAACAAGAACTTTGTGCAGCAAGGCGATATTGGGTTGAATCGGAGGCATAGTATGGTGAAATTATTACAAGTAAACAATTTAAAGAAACATTTTCATTTAGGAAAAAATGAAATCTTAAAAGCAGTGGATGGTGTTTCTTTTCATATCAATAAAGGGGAAACCTTTGGAATTGTTGGTGAATCAGGTTGTGGGAAGTCTACAGCTGGAAGAACCATTATCGGACTCTATAACCAAACCGAAGGTGAAGTTATTTTTAATGGAAAAAACATTCATACTTTAAAGTCTAAGGAAAGACATACCTTTCATAGACAAATGCAGATGATCTTTCAAGATCCTTATGCATCCTTAAATCCAAGATCAACAGTAGCTGAAATAATATCCGAGCCCATGGAAGTTCATGGCATATACCCGAATAAACAAGAGCGGTTAAAACGAGTCTATCAATTACTAGAGGATGTTGGGTTAAATCGCAACCATGCCAATCGCTATCCGCATGAATTCAGCGGCGGACAGCGTCAAAGGATTGGCATCGCCCGTGCTCTAGCATTAGATCCGGAGTTTATTATCGCTGATGAGCCGATTTCTGCGCTTGATGTATCTGTACAAGCACAAGTGGTGAATTTG
This Neobacillus sp. YX16 DNA region includes the following protein-coding sequences:
- a CDS encoding C40 family peptidase codes for the protein MDKRLVNVPVATVWTSYNSARELDVPAVSNPVDIDRWLEGLTFETRLGLCEQNLVQTQLLYGEEVIVIEEKENWAHIIIPDQPTSKNMKGYPGWVPSSQLVKCPLDWNINEGPVVIITNPKTFLEESNIELSYQTILPLLKEGEGKVLVKTPDGTDLLNSDHVTIYESLANRYKGNGTNIVADGERFLNLSYLWGGMSSYGYDCSGFTYSMCKANGYIIPRDANDQANAGEEVSTEEIKPGDLLFFAYEEGKGRIHHVGIYYGDGKLLHSPNTGKTVEIISLAGTIYEQELCAARRYWVESEA
- a CDS encoding dipeptide epimerase produces the protein MIIKDIETFRVAVPLIKPFKTALRTVTTAEAIFVRVTCDNGITGWGEAPPTVVITGDSLLSIESAILQVIKPFLENKSLLNYELIFQGLKTIMVGNSSAKAAIDMALYDCISQFCKLPLYQFLGGHKKLLETDFTVSVNGPEEMGDDAVSYIQKGFNVLKVKVGKDDVSKDLERIKEIRKRVGNTIKIRLDANQGWTAKDAITTIRKMEDIDLRIELVEQPVKADDLEGLKQVTDSVDTLIMADESVFTPKQAFQVLKTRSADLINIKLMKAGGIYQAQIINQLAETCGVECMVGSMIETRLGITAAAHFAASKQNITRFDFDAPLMLVKDIVEGGIHYQNRFITLPDCPGLGIKHVTIEGGVTVG
- a CDS encoding oligopeptide/dipeptide ABC transporter ATP-binding protein: MVKLLQVNNLKKHFHLGKNEILKAVDGVSFHINKGETFGIVGESGCGKSTAGRTIIGLYNQTEGEVIFNGKNIHTLKSKERHTFHRQMQMIFQDPYASLNPRSTVAEIISEPMEVHGIYPNKQERLKRVYQLLEDVGLNRNHANRYPHEFSGGQRQRIGIARALALDPEFIIADEPISALDVSVQAQVVNLLKRLQKEKGLTYLFIAHDLSMVKQISDRIGVMYLGQLVELTESNELYKKPLHPYTQALLSAIPIPDPDIEDQRERIILKGELPSPINPPSGCVFRTRCPMAMEVCSSEKPSWREVEASHFVACHLYDKNKTGDHDYSQVAVTK
- a CDS encoding LD-carboxypeptidase, whose protein sequence is MSLLKPNRLHTGDTVGVIAPASPPNQKNLEKGIEFLKGLGLRVKVGKSVEKIYGYLAGIDEERLDDLHAMFLDSEVKAIFCACGGYGTGRLAANIDYEIIRANPKIFWGYSDITFLHTAIRQETGLITFHGPMLGSDIGKEDTYTYSKQGFQQLFKPTDVSYTERFSPLETLVEGVASGELVGGNLSLIVSTLGTPFEIDTTGKILFIEDVNEEPRSVDRMLNQLKMAGKLDEVVGIVIGDFCDCTSKRELSLTLEEVINHYVLSANKPSLKGFMIGHCNPHISIPLGVKADLNTSNRSLIVESGIF